The genome window AAATAAGATTCAAAATAGTCTTCGTCTGCCGCTTTAATTGCATACAGTGGATTCCCAAATGTTTTCTCAAAATTCACAGTTAATGCCTCTCTACTGCCTTGAGAAATAAGTACATTGTACAAGAAATTAAGATCAATTATTCTTCTTTTAATTATCAGGACTTTATTATATCTTTCTCTATTTTTCGAATAAGTAACTACAACTTCTTTATCATCAAATTCAATTTGTTTTGGTTGTATTGTAGCTCCCTGTTTAGAAACAGTAGAAGATAATGTGATTAGAAATATTTCAATCACATCAAATTGTTCTGTGCCTTGAGAAGAAGAAATTTTAGAGACTAATGGTCTTACCGGACTTGAATCTTGGATTTCATCATTTAAATACCCTTTTATAGCTTTATTGTGAAAGTTTGTACATCTCTTAAACTGACTTTCATAAGAGGCTTTAATCGAAACCATGAGGTCTTCAGGTGTTGCAGACAGGTTAATAGAATTTTCATCTATCATAAAGAGCTGAAGCCTCTCCCCTGATTCGTTTATACTATATGCGTTTATCTTTAATTTATCAGCAGTTGATTTGAAATAGGAATTTGTAAAGTCCTCAGAATCTATAAGTTTTGCATCTAGTAAAGATGGCAGTACTTGGGATAATATTAAGTTTTCCTGTATGAATCCTTCATCATCTTTTGATTCATCAAGTAGTTCATTTCTGTAATTTAAATGTTCATCTAGAATCATATTAATATTTTATCTTTTCAATTAGAAATTGATCTAATTTAATCACCCTTAATTTATACTTTAAGCTAGAAATCTCATTAAAGATATTAGATAATGATAATTTTGGAAAATCATCATTAGAAGCATCAAAAGATTCCGTTTTTGTTACTAAAAATCGGTGGTTGTTATAAAGTTTTAAATTCTCAACAGACAACTTTTTTTGATTTAATGCTTGATATAATATTGATAAATCCCCCTTATGTTCCCTTATATTTATTATTATTTCGAGAAGTTTATCATGTATTGATTTACCTTTAATTAAATCAATTTTTACTGAAACGATCAATAATTCCAAACCTTTGTCTGGTACTTTTTCTAATTGAAACTCACTCGATATTTTTACGTAAATTTTTGATTCTTTTTTAGTTTTGACTTCAACATTCTTAAGAACAAACTCAAAATCATTAGTAGTATCATAAAGACCTTTCCATGAATCAAGAAAGGAATTAATATTGAAGGGGTCTGATTTTTTTAAGTACTCATTTAAAACAAACAACTCTCCAAACAATCCTTGTATTTCTTCTTCTCCTAAGTTATTATTCGTGCTGTCTTTAAAAAATTGAGACCACTTGTAAAATGTTATGATGAATTCTTTCGAAGCTTTTTTGGGGTCAGAAATTAAACTGATTTTCGAATAAATGGATAAAATTAAATCATCAAAAAGGTCTAAGAAATCAGAGTCTTTTAATTTAATAAGCAATATGCTTTTTGAGGGTAAAAAAGAAATTAACAATTTACTTTTGTCAGAATCTTTAATTTTTACCTCAATATCTTTTGGTAAGTAAAGCAACAAACATCTTAGTCCGTCTTGATCTATTGCTAAAAAAAGATCTGAAAAACTAGTTGAAGAAATTCTTAGTGCCTTATAACCTTTTTTTTCTTTAAAAGATGAAATATCCTCCCATTTAGAATTTAACTCAGTTTTTTCCATCTAGATTTCATTTATATCTGATATTCCTTCCAATTCGTCTTCTTCTTCATCATTAATTTCTTCATCAATATCTAAATTATAATCACCTTGCAAATATGTGCCACCAGGGTCATTTTCAATAGGAGGAAATTCTAAAGCATAACCAACTAAAGGTATTTTAGTGTCAATATTATTTTTGTCTATGTAGTCTTTGAATGTTGCTTGTAATTCCTTATTCTTTATTGGATATTTTTTATTAGTAAATTCTTGATTAAAAGCATATTCAGAATCAAATAAATAAATCATTAACAATCCTTCCGTTTCTTTCATCATAGATCTATAATATCTTTCAGGAACAGTTTTAGCTTCTGCTTGTTTTTCTGCTTCTGATTGACTTAGACTTTTATCTTTTCTTCTGAGTTCTTGTGCTTTGAATTTAAAAAAAGTTTTTTCTGCTTTTAATTTTTCAGAATCTGATAAAAGAATAGACATGTCTTTATTTGCAGAAATTATATTTGCACTTTTACTACTTGCTTTAAATAGATTTTTCTTTAAAAATATTGAAACATCATCTGGGTTTCTCGGTCCTGATCTTTTAGCTAATTCAATTGTTGGGATGTTCAAGGAATTATTCAATCCAATTTCCTTTTTTAGCATTTTATTAGGTGAAGCCCCAGTGATTTTCAATGCTACCGTCCAGTTTTTTAAATAACCCTTTTCATTACATAATTCGATAAACCTAGTAATTTGTTCTAGCCTATCATCAAGAAAATTATTAGGTTTGTTTTTTAATAATTCAAGGACATCTTCAGATGTACATGAATACTTAATAATATCCTTTCTTACAATCACATCGAAATTTGGTGCAATATTAGACTTGAAACTATCCCAAATGGCCTCTATACTATTTTTGTCAACTTTTAATTGTGTTGTCATTTCTAGAGAATCTTGATAAGACCACTGCACCTCCTTAGCATTTTTCAATATTGAAGGGCGTGTTATTTTTAAAGTGCCGGGATGCTTTTTTACACGTAAAACAAAATTTTCTGGAGTTTTGCCTTGTTCTTCCATTTTAATAAACTCCGTCTCTAATTCTTCAATGCATTTGGTGGTATCATTAAATTTATCTAAGGAATCTTGAGTAGTAAATATTTTACAACAATCTAAATATCCCGGTCTATATCCAAACCATCTACCCATTTGAAGTAATGCGTCTGAATAATTAGTTACTCTAATAAAATAATTAATTGTTAGTCCTTCTAAAGTAAAACCTCTTGAAAGTCTATTACCTCCTATTGCTATAATTTTTTTAGGAGAATTTTTAGGATACTCAAGCGAGTCATTTGTAAAGCTATTTATTGCTTTTGTTTCTATTCCTTTTACTGCATTTATAAATACCGGAATTAAAGAGTCAAAGACTAAAGGCGACAAGAACTCATCATCATATCCTTTTGGTAAGTAAGTCTTTACATTTTCAACAATATGTGCGAATCCATAATTACTATACCAAAGTTTTTCGAGTTCAGAGTAAATTGATGTTTGATTCCGAGGTTTATCATTATGAAGTTTTGATATAATTTCATTAACATATTCTTCAATTAATTTTCTTGTGGTATTCTGCCAAATTGTAAATCTCGAAATATGGACAAGCATAGTGTTATGAGGTTGATAAAGATCTGAGTTAATCATTCCTGGAATTCTTGTCTCTCTTATCGCCAAAGCAATAACAAAACATTTAACAGCTGTCTTTAAAGATTCTGGTAATTCTTTTGGAAAGCTATCTTCTTTTCGAGCTGCTCTTGTTGCTTTTCTATAATCACTATATGAGTCAAAACCCAAATAACCTTCGAACCCAAATCTCTCATCCCATTCACTCTTAATTCTAATATCTTCTACACCCACAATTTCTCCCTCATAATTCTGATAAACTCGAGAAGGAAAATTTTCTAGATAATCTTCTACTACAGGAGCAACTAAAGGAATTTTTTCATTTTCATCAGTTTTATTATCTATTGGCGTTATTGTGTCGAATATTTGTTTTGCTCCTACATAGTTTGATGGAGGATTTAGTAACTCAATAAAATCGTCAGGAAATATATTGTCAACTCTTTTTAACTGTTTTTCAACCTCATCTCCCTTAAACTTATATTTAATTTCCCAATCGTTCTCAGGATATTCATTTCTATCCTGTAAAACATTAGCAAATGGAGTTGCAGTATAACCTAAATACGATTTAACAAAAAACAACTCTAAAATTGCTCTAATGTGACCATTTGTTTTGCTTGCATAATTCCTTCCTTTTGAGCCCATATTATTTAATGAGGCATTATCTGCTTCATCATCAATAATAAGCATTGGAATATTATGCTTCTCCTTACCTTCTTCTAAAGAGTTGTGTAACCAAATAATTAAATTTTTAAGGACACTTACATTTTTCTTACATACAAGTACGTACTTATCATTAAGTGTATGATTTAATTCTTTGACTGTTTTACTAAAATCTTTACTTTCTGAGGTTAAAGATTTAACTTGTAAAATATCATTATCTCCTCTTACTCCAAAACGCTTTATTTTGCCTACTCCTTTTGTGCCAGACGGCTCTCCTGAATCAATATTACCTTCACCAATTACATCCTTTTCTATTCTTTGTTGGGTTTGACTTCTTAAGTCTTCCATGATACCAGCAAGAACAATTACTATCTCATATCCAGCATCAATAGCCCTATTTATAACTGCGTTAAAGTTTCCTGTTTTACCGGACTGAACAGCTCCAACAACAAGACCCTTATTATAAATTGGGGTTTTTGATTTAGGGTCAGCCATTTTACTAATAATAGAAAAACTTGAATCTTTAGTTTCATCCACAACTTTCCAAGATCTCCCTGATTTATTTAAATGCTCGAAATATCTGTCGGAATAATCCCAACTTATTTCCGCATCTCTTTTATGAGTAAGCCATGTTTTATAATCCTTTTTGGTTAATGAATGACTAATACCTGGGTCTATTGGATTTACAGATAAATATTCATTTTTAGCAGTTTCAAAATAACTTTTCAAAGTTGTATCATCTACTTGCGGCAGATCTAAAATCCTACCTGTTGTAATTACAGATTCTTTTATCTCATTGAATAAATTGTCAATGTATTCTTTATCACCGCCAGACTTACTTACTTTTTTTTCTATAATCTGTTTAAAAACGTCTATATATCTCATTCAATTATTGATTTTATATTTTCAGGTAACGAAGAGTATTTAAATCCTAAATGAGGTATGACTTCTTCCCTAATCATTTCTTTTGTAATCCCATTAGATAATAATTCTAAAATATTATTATGAAGTTCTTCTGCATTGAACCCATCTTTTTCCTCAACACCTAGAAATACTTTTTCTTCATGGACATGTCTAATATTATTAACTCTGGTGTTGATCATTCGAAGGAGTAGGTTTAATTGTGATTTTTGTTTCTTATTAAGAGATTCTTGAAGACTTTTCATTAATGGAAAGTTGTTATTAACTTCTAAAACTGAACCTTTGTTTGAGTAAATACGTTCAAATAATTGTACGTGATTTTGAGCTTTTG of Nonlabens sp. Ci31 contains these proteins:
- a CDS encoding PD-(D/E)XK motif protein is translated as MEKTELNSKWEDISSFKEKKGYKALRISSTSFSDLFLAIDQDGLRCLLLYLPKDIEVKIKDSDKSKLLISFLPSKSILLIKLKDSDFLDLFDDLILSIYSKISLISDPKKASKEFIITFYKWSQFFKDSTNNNLGEEEIQGLFGELFVLNEYLKKSDPFNINSFLDSWKGLYDTTNDFEFVLKNVEVKTKKESKIYVKISSEFQLEKVPDKGLELLIVSVKIDLIKGKSIHDKLLEIIINIREHKGDLSILYQALNQKKLSVENLKLYNNHRFLVTKTESFDASNDDFPKLSLSNIFNEISSLKYKLRVIKLDQFLIEKIKY
- a CDS encoding Z1 domain-containing protein, yielding MRYIDVFKQIIEKKVSKSGGDKEYIDNLFNEIKESVITTGRILDLPQVDDTTLKSYFETAKNEYLSVNPIDPGISHSLTKKDYKTWLTHKRDAEISWDYSDRYFEHLNKSGRSWKVVDETKDSSFSIISKMADPKSKTPIYNKGLVVGAVQSGKTGNFNAVINRAIDAGYEIVIVLAGIMEDLRSQTQQRIEKDVIGEGNIDSGEPSGTKGVGKIKRFGVRGDNDILQVKSLTSESKDFSKTVKELNHTLNDKYVLVCKKNVSVLKNLIIWLHNSLEEGKEKHNIPMLIIDDEADNASLNNMGSKGRNYASKTNGHIRAILELFFVKSYLGYTATPFANVLQDRNEYPENDWEIKYKFKGDEVEKQLKRVDNIFPDDFIELLNPPSNYVGAKQIFDTITPIDNKTDENEKIPLVAPVVEDYLENFPSRVYQNYEGEIVGVEDIRIKSEWDERFGFEGYLGFDSYSDYRKATRAARKEDSFPKELPESLKTAVKCFVIALAIRETRIPGMINSDLYQPHNTMLVHISRFTIWQNTTRKLIEEYVNEIISKLHNDKPRNQTSIYSELEKLWYSNYGFAHIVENVKTYLPKGYDDEFLSPLVFDSLIPVFINAVKGIETKAINSFTNDSLEYPKNSPKKIIAIGGNRLSRGFTLEGLTINYFIRVTNYSDALLQMGRWFGYRPGYLDCCKIFTTQDSLDKFNDTTKCIEELETEFIKMEEQGKTPENFVLRVKKHPGTLKITRPSILKNAKEVQWSYQDSLEMTTQLKVDKNSIEAIWDSFKSNIAPNFDVIVRKDIIKYSCTSEDVLELLKNKPNNFLDDRLEQITRFIELCNEKGYLKNWTVALKITGASPNKMLKKEIGLNNSLNIPTIELAKRSGPRNPDDVSIFLKKNLFKASSKSANIISANKDMSILLSDSEKLKAEKTFFKFKAQELRRKDKSLSQSEAEKQAEAKTVPERYYRSMMKETEGLLMIYLFDSEYAFNQEFTNKKYPIKNKELQATFKDYIDKNNIDTKIPLVGYALEFPPIENDPGGTYLQGDYNLDIDEEINDEEEDELEGISDINEI